The Bacillota bacterium region GTCATTTATATTGCTTGCGCGCCTGGTACTGCGAACGCGCTCTACGTAGCTGTGTTCGACAAGACCGTGTCGGGTACGATGACGGCGATGCGATTTGTCGGCACCACCAAATACGTGACGGTCGGTGGCGTGGAGTACAAGGTGAGCGCCAATGCCCAGTATTCTGGCACTGACCCAGATATCACCCTGGACGGCGCTGGGCATCCACTCGGCAGTGACCTATTTGGATATGCTGTGACCGTCACGCTGAATAAGGACGGCGAGGCCCGCATCCTCAAGTTCAGCACCACGGGGATCATCGGCACTTTCGCCGGCAAGGACGAGACAACTACTCCCGTGACGTACAAGGTAAATGTTAGGGGCAGCGAGGTGCGGCTCCAGCCAGCTACAGGCGCAAGCATCGATACGACAGTCGGTGTTGGGGATCCCGTGATCGCGAAGACGAACGCTGCCGGCAAACTCACCTCGTTGACCAAACTGGCCCAACTGGTGCCGACTGGCAAGGTGGAAGCGGTGAGCACGGCTGGCGGCAAGATCACTGTAAGCGGGGCTATGTACACCGTCGCTGCTGATGCTTACTTCCGCACTGCCACTGGTGGCTACGTTGGCCTGAGTGGCGTTAAGGTCGGTGACACGGTCGGCCTCTACGCAGTGTCCCCGGGTGGGTCCGTGGTGTTCGGGCAGTTGTCACCTGGCGTCGTGGTGACGGGCCGTACCTATGGTAAGTACCTGGGCTACGCGATAGACGAGAGCGGAGCCACGACTGCGTACTTGGACGTTAAGGGTACGACTGTTACGTACAGCGTCTACGAAGGCACTGACCCCGGCGTTACCGTAGGGGACTTCGTGTACGGCGAGATCCGTGTGGATGGCAAGATCCAGAACGTTGCAGCCCTCACAGCCACTCTGACGAATGCCACGATCAGCGTGATCAACGATGACGGGTCGCTCACGCTGAACGAGGGCGCGGCCGTGATTAGCCTGGCGAACGCCAGCCTGTACGACACCGATGCCGCTGGCAAGGCCCCGATTCAGGCCAGTGCGCTGAAGGTCGGCGACAGGATCGACGTGTATAAGGGCGTCGGTACGACGGACGCTGACAAGGTGGTCGTGGTCCAGAGGGTGTACGTTGCGCCGTAGCACGGGGCAAGGCGTGGGGGGCGCGATGAGCGCCCCCCAATTGCTTTCTATGGGGGGCTTGAAAGTGAGGAGGACGCGCGGTCGCGCGGTTGCGGTTGTAGTTCTCGTGTTCGTGGTGGCGGCATCGGCTGCCGTGGGGCTGTTGCCTTGGCGTGTTGCTTCGGGACAGGGCGAAGTTGGTGACGGGCCTGGCGAGACGGCGTTCCGGCAGGCAATGGCCCTGGTGCAGAGCCTTGCATTGCGGTCCGTCCCGGTGGAACGGCTGTGGCGCGGGGCGCTCGAGGGCATGGTCAGGGCATTGGGAGACCAGTATTCCGCGTACCTGTCCCCGGAAGCGGTCGAAGCCTTCTTGCAGGGAGTGAAGGGGACATTCGAGGGGATCGGGGTAACCATCGAGATGCGAGATAATCAGGTGACGGTCGTGTCCCCCATCCCCGGGTCTCCCGCGGAGAGAGCTGGCCTCCGCCCGAGAGATCGTATCTTGAAGGTGGATGGCGAAAATGTCAGTGGGTTGACGCTCGAGGAGGTGGGGTCCAGGATTCGGGGACCTGCCGGAACGGACGTGACGTTGGAGGTCGCGAGGCCCGGGATGGAGGGCACCGTACAGGTGGTTGTGCAGCGCGCTCGGGTGGCCTTGCCCAGCCTGGAGTGGCGGCCGCTGGGGGACGGGGTGGGGTACATCCGCATACTACAGTTTAGCTCCGGTTCCGCTCTGGAGTTCAGGGAAGCCCTGGCGATTCTTCGACGTGATCACGGGGTGCGGGGGCTGGTACTGGACTTGCGCAACAACGGTGGCGGTATCGTGGAAGAAGCGAAGGAAGTGGCGTCGCTCCTTGTACCTCCGGGCCCGATTGCGCTGCTGGTGCAAAGGATTGAGGGGGAAAGGGTGTTGCGCGTCGACGGGTCTCCGTCGCCCGTGCCCGTGGCTGTGCTGGTCAACGGGGGCACGGCCAGCGCAGCGGAGTTATTGGCTGGTGCGATCAGAGATCGAGGCGTGGGGATTCTCGTTGGCAGTCCGACTTTTGGTAAGGGGACGATGCAGGGGTTGTACCCTCTCGCGGACGGGGGAGCCGTCAGGCTTACGGTGGCGGCTTATCTCACTCCCCGGGGGCATTACATCGAAGGATATGGGTTGCAGCCAGACATCGAGATCCCTGAAGAGTCCGCTCGGCCTGCCTGGAATCAGACGTTGAGTTGGCGAAGGGTGTTGAAAAAGGGAATCGTCGGGCTCGATGTCCTCTCGTTGCAGCAGGTGCTGGAGGAGCTGGGGTTTGATTGCGGTGAACCCGACGGCATATTTGGGCCGAGGACCGAGAGGGCCGTTCGCGCCTTTCAGGCAGGCAGAGGCATGAGGGCTACCGGAGTGGTCGATGAAGCCACGCTGCGTGAGATCTGCCGGCAACCGGGGGTGAATGGGCCAGACGTTGCTCTCGAGCGAGCAAAGGAGTGGGTGCTGGGCCGGATGGGTAATGCTCGGTGAGGTTCGGGCATAAGCGGGAGGATGCGGCCGGGATAATGGCGAAGTGACCCTGACGGTGTTGATAACACGGCTGACGGGCGCCTCTTCGGGGGGCGTGATCGAGTTTGAGCAGAATGCGGAGCTTGTCAATTGTTTGTGTGGTGGGGGTCAGCCTGGTGGGGCTGGCCGTGCTGGGGCCGTCGGGGTCGGGTGGGGCCCAAAGCCCCGGTTCCGATGGCCTAGCTGCCTTTGTGACGGCGGTGCAGTTGATCCGGGATAAGGCCATATCCCCGTTCAACGAGCGCGGTGGCTGGGATGTGCTGTTGGAAGCGCTGGTGAGGACATTGGGAGACCCTTACGCCGAGTACATACCGCCCGGGGAATATGCCGGGTTGCGCGACGGCGGCGTCAGCGGCATAGGCATCATGGTGGACGTCGTCCGGGGAGAGCCGACCGTGATGGCGGTGGCGGCGGGGTCGAGCGCGGAGAGGGCGGGGATCGTGCCCGGCGATGTGATCCTGGAGGTGGCGGGGTGGCCCGCATACGGCTTGTCTGCCGGTGAGATCGAGCGGCTCACGCGGGGGGCGGCCGGGTCGCAGGTGACACTGCTCCTGCGGCGGTCCTCGGGGGCGCTCAGCCGGGTGACGCTGCGGCGACAGGAGATGCCGGCGCAGAGCCTGCGGCTGCAGATCCTACCCGGTGACGTGGCGTACCTGCGGATTTCCCGGTTCGAGGAGGGGACGGGTCGGGATTTCCGCGGCTTGGTGGAGGTGCTGCGCGACTGGGGCATTCGGCGCTACGTCCTGGATCTGCGCAACAACCCCGGTGGCCTGGTTTCGGAGGCGGTGGAGGCAGCCCAGGCGTTCGTCCCCGCGGGCGTGGTGGGCTTCGCCATGGACCGGCGCGGCAAGCTGGAGGTGCTGCGTTCCTACTCGTCCTCGTGGGATTTCCGGCTGGTGGTCTTGGTGGACCAGGACACGGCTAGCGCGGCGGAGTTGCTGGCCGGCGCCATCCAGGACCGGGGCGTGGGCAAGGTGGTGGGTACCCGCACCACGGGGAAAGCGGCCGTGCAGAACGTGTTTCCCCTGCCCAACGGGGGCGTTCTGCGCATTTCCGTGGCGCGCTATCTTACGCCGAACGCACGCTCCATATACGGGATGGGGATCACGCCAGACGTGGTGGTGGCCGGGCGGCGACCTCTGGGCGACGAGGTGCAGCTACCGCTCCTCCCGACCGGGACGACCATCAAGTACGGTGCGCGCGGGTCCGCTGTGCGGGCGTTGCAGCAGTACCTGGCGGCGCTGGGGTTCAATCCGGGACCTATCGACGGTGTGTTTGGCCCCCGCACCCGGGCGGCGCTGATCCGTTTTCAGCAGTGGGAGGGGCTATCGCCCGCGGGGGTGGCCGATACCGCGACGCTTGCTGCCCTGCGGCGTGCCCCCTTTGACTGGCCCAGGGTGCGGCCCGCGGGTCAGGATCCCCAGCTTGACCGGGCCCTGGATCTGCTAGGAGCCCGGTGAGAGGCACGGGAGTCGCGGGCGGCCGGGAAGATGCAACATTTGGCTGGGTATTGACGTCATATAGCGGGAACGGCGAACCGCGTGCACGTCTCTGCGGGTTCCCGCGTGCCGGGGCGCATGTGGGACCTCGCGGTTGCAAGGGCCGGGCATTCCGGGGGGTGGGTGGTATTCCGCTTGTTGTGCTGCGGGACGTGCACAAGACGTACCGCATCGGGAAAGTGGAGGTGCCAGCCCTACGGGGGATCACCCTGGAGGTGGAAGAAGGCGAGTTTACCTCGGTGATGGGCCCCTCGGGCTCGGGGAAGTCCACGCTGCTCAACATCATCGGGTGCCTCGACCATCCCGGTCGGGGCACTTACATACTGGGTGGCAGGGAAGTCAACGGCCTGGGGGATGCCGCCCTGGCCGCCATCCGCAACCGCATGGTGGGGTTCGTATTCCAGAGCTTCCACCTGCTGCTCCGGATGACGGCACGGCAGAACGTGGAATTGCCGCTCGTCTACCGCGGGGTGCCGCCCCGGGAGAGGCGGCGGCGAGCGGAGGAGGCCCTGGCCGCCGTGGGGCTGGAGGCGGAGGCGTCGCGCCGTCCCACCGAGCTCTCCGGGGGGCAGCAGCAGCGGGTGGCCATCGCCCGTGCCCTGGTGGGGGAGCCGGCTTTGCTCCTGGCCGACGAACCCACCGGCAACCTGGACAGTCGCACCGGCGAGGAGCTGATGGAGTTGTTCTCCCGGCTGAACCGGGAGCGGGGGATTACCATCCTGCAGGTGACTCACGACGAGCGCATGGCGCGCTACAGCCGGCGGGTCGTGCGCCTGCAGGACGGCCAGATCGTGTCCGACGGGCCGCCTCACGGGCGCCCGTCGCCGGCCACGCGTGACGGTTGCATGGTGCCGGCCCGGGAAGACGGTGGGCCGGGGGCCGGCACGTGCGTGTACAGCGCGGCGGGGGACGCGGGAGCCGCGTCGCCGCGTATTGGCGGGACGGGTGCTGCGCAACCGGGGCAGGAGGGGTAAGAGATGTGGCGCCGGATCGTCGGCTGGGTAGTGGTGGCAGTCATCCTGGTGGGGGGCGGGACGTTTGCCTACAAGAAGCTCCTGCCCAAGCCGGAGGAGCCGGCGGGGCCGGTGTATGCCACCGCCAGGGTCAAGCGCGGCGACCTGAAGGTTACCGTGGAGGGAACGGGGCAGCTACAGCCCATCTTCCTGAGTGAGCTTACCGCGGCGGCCGACGGCACGCTCGTGTCCGTGGAGGTGCAGCGCGGCCAGCGGGTGGAGGCCGGCCAGCTGGTGGCCACGCTGCGCAACGACCAGATCGGGTATGAGTTGCAGGAACTCATGTTCCAGGTGGAGCAGGCGCGGTTGGAACTGGCGAGCGTCCTGGGGGTGCCGCCGGAGCAGGTAACCAGGGTGGACCCGAACCGGGGCGTGCAGATCTCGGCTCCCATCTCCGGGCGGGTGACCGAGCTCAGGCTGAAGAACGGGGACGCCGTTGAGGAAGGCGCCCTGGTGGCGCGCATCGTGGACGACGCCACCGTGGTGTCCATCGCCGAGGTGAACCCCGGTGACGTCAAATACATCAGCGTGGGTCAGAAAGCCCAGCTGTGGTTCGAGGAGTTCGCCGCTCCGGTGGAGGGGACGGTGACGGCGGTGGATGACACTCCGGTGCCCAAGGACAACTACCTGGTGTGCCGGGTCACCATTGAAGCGCAGAACAGGGGCCTGCTGAAGCCGGGGATGAAGTACCGCCTCACCATCCTGGCCGCGCGCGGCCCCATCGAGGTGGGCGAGCCCCAGACCATCGACCGCTACAAGGCCGAGGATGTGGTGCGCAGCTCAGCCAGGGGGACCGTCACCCGGGTGCACGTCAAGGATATGCAGCGCGTGGAAAAGGGCGACCCCATCGTCAGCCTGGGGGGCGAGAGCACCCGCCGCTACATCGAGCAGAAGCAGCTCGAGATCCGCCAGAAGGAGCTGCAGATCGCCCAGAAGGAGGACATCCGCAACAAGCTGGAGATCCGTTCCCCGATTGCGGGCACCGTGGCCTGGATCTGGGCCAACCCCGGTATGAAGGTCCAGGCGGGCCAGAGCATCGGTTCCATCTTCGACAACAGCCGCATGAACCTCAACATCATGATCGACGAGCTGGACGTGGTGAACGTAAAGGAGGGGCAGGAGGCGACCATCACCGTCGAGGCCCTTCCCGGCAGGAGCTGGAAGGCCAGGGTGTTGCGGGTGGACATGATGGGCCACACTGAGGGCGGCTTTGCCCAGTACGGCTGCTTCCTGGAGGTAGAGGGCACCGAGGAGCTCAAGCCGGGCATGACCGCCAACGTGAGCATCTTCGTGGACGAGAAGAAGGACGTCCTGCTCATCCCCATCGAGGCCGTATACGAAGAGGACGGCGAAGCCAGGGTGGATGTGCTCACCGAGAAGGGTCCGGAGAGCGTGCCGGTGAAGATCGGCCTGTGCAATGACCGGTGGGCCGAGGTGCTGGCAGGGCTGGAGGAGGGCCAGGTGGTGATCACGGGCAGCTCCCTGGAACGTCTCGGTCCCCAGAAGCCTCCCGAGCAGAAGGAGGGTCTGGTGCTCCCCGGTACCGGGAAGACCCCCGGCGGAAAGGCGCCGGGTACGAAGCCCGTCCCGCCGCCCGGAGGTGGCAGGTAGCATGTCCCTCCAGCAGTCGCGAC contains the following coding sequences:
- a CDS encoding S41 family peptidase, which translates into the protein MRRTRGRAVAVVVLVFVVAASAAVGLLPWRVASGQGEVGDGPGETAFRQAMALVQSLALRSVPVERLWRGALEGMVRALGDQYSAYLSPEAVEAFLQGVKGTFEGIGVTIEMRDNQVTVVSPIPGSPAERAGLRPRDRILKVDGENVSGLTLEEVGSRIRGPAGTDVTLEVARPGMEGTVQVVVQRARVALPSLEWRPLGDGVGYIRILQFSSGSALEFREALAILRRDHGVRGLVLDLRNNGGGIVEEAKEVASLLVPPGPIALLVQRIEGERVLRVDGSPSPVPVAVLVNGGTASAAELLAGAIRDRGVGILVGSPTFGKGTMQGLYPLADGGAVRLTVAAYLTPRGHYIEGYGLQPDIEIPEESARPAWNQTLSWRRVLKKGIVGLDVLSLQQVLEELGFDCGEPDGIFGPRTERAVRAFQAGRGMRATGVVDEATLREICRQPGVNGPDVALERAKEWVLGRMGNAR
- a CDS encoding S41 family peptidase gives rise to the protein MSIVCVVGVSLVGLAVLGPSGSGGAQSPGSDGLAAFVTAVQLIRDKAISPFNERGGWDVLLEALVRTLGDPYAEYIPPGEYAGLRDGGVSGIGIMVDVVRGEPTVMAVAAGSSAERAGIVPGDVILEVAGWPAYGLSAGEIERLTRGAAGSQVTLLLRRSSGALSRVTLRRQEMPAQSLRLQILPGDVAYLRISRFEEGTGRDFRGLVEVLRDWGIRRYVLDLRNNPGGLVSEAVEAAQAFVPAGVVGFAMDRRGKLEVLRSYSSSWDFRLVVLVDQDTASAAELLAGAIQDRGVGKVVGTRTTGKAAVQNVFPLPNGGVLRISVARYLTPNARSIYGMGITPDVVVAGRRPLGDEVQLPLLPTGTTIKYGARGSAVRALQQYLAALGFNPGPIDGVFGPRTRAALIRFQQWEGLSPAGVADTATLAALRRAPFDWPRVRPAGQDPQLDRALDLLGAR
- a CDS encoding ABC transporter ATP-binding protein, which produces MLRDVHKTYRIGKVEVPALRGITLEVEEGEFTSVMGPSGSGKSTLLNIIGCLDHPGRGTYILGGREVNGLGDAALAAIRNRMVGFVFQSFHLLLRMTARQNVELPLVYRGVPPRERRRRAEEALAAVGLEAEASRRPTELSGGQQQRVAIARALVGEPALLLADEPTGNLDSRTGEELMELFSRLNRERGITILQVTHDERMARYSRRVVRLQDGQIVSDGPPHGRPSPATRDGCMVPAREDGGPGAGTCVYSAAGDAGAASPRIGGTGAAQPGQEG
- a CDS encoding efflux RND transporter periplasmic adaptor subunit codes for the protein MWRRIVGWVVVAVILVGGGTFAYKKLLPKPEEPAGPVYATARVKRGDLKVTVEGTGQLQPIFLSELTAAADGTLVSVEVQRGQRVEAGQLVATLRNDQIGYELQELMFQVEQARLELASVLGVPPEQVTRVDPNRGVQISAPISGRVTELRLKNGDAVEEGALVARIVDDATVVSIAEVNPGDVKYISVGQKAQLWFEEFAAPVEGTVTAVDDTPVPKDNYLVCRVTIEAQNRGLLKPGMKYRLTILAARGPIEVGEPQTIDRYKAEDVVRSSARGTVTRVHVKDMQRVEKGDPIVSLGGESTRRYIEQKQLEIRQKELQIAQKEDIRNKLEIRSPIAGTVAWIWANPGMKVQAGQSIGSIFDNSRMNLNIMIDELDVVNVKEGQEATITVEALPGRSWKARVLRVDMMGHTEGGFAQYGCFLEVEGTEELKPGMTANVSIFVDEKKDVLLIPIEAVYEEDGEARVDVLTEKGPESVPVKIGLCNDRWAEVLAGLEEGQVVITGSSLERLGPQKPPEQKEGLVLPGTGKTPGGKAPGTKPVPPPGGGR